AAACTGACCTTTTCGTTTGTAGGTTATCAATCGGCCGAACGAAGCATCGGCAAAGACTCTGTCATACATATATCGCTGAAAGCATCACACGAAATGCTTCAGGAAGCAGTGGTCATCACCGGCAGAGCGGCACCCAATGCCAAAATGCAAACATTTTCAACTCAACCATTGGCCGCCCCCATGCCCGGCGGATTGTACGATGCCCAACTCAACACCGAAGAATATAAGTCTCTGAACGAGAATATTTTTCACGATGCCAAGAAAAGTCCGCTGACTACATTTTCCATTGATGTAGACCGGGCTGCGTACAGCAATGTGCGTCGAATGCTCAATTTGGGCCAATTTCCGCAGCGCGACATGGTACGAATTGAAGAAATGATCAATTACTTTGACTATGACTATCCCCAACCCCAAGGCGAACATCCCGTGGCCATCCATACTGAAGTATCGGATTCTCCCTGGAATAAAGGACTGAAACTGGTTCAGATCGGTCTTCAGGCCAAAACTATCCCGACCAATAATCTGCCGGCGTCTAATCTGGTCTTTTTAGTGGATGTATCGGGCTCCATGAATTGGGCAAACAAGTTACCGTTGGTCAAAGAAGCGTTCAAATTATTGGTCGATCAACTGCGTCCCCACGACCGCGTGGCCATTGTGGTCTATGCCGGAGCGGCGGGAACGGTCCTGCCCTCTACCCCGGGCAATCAAACGGCCACCATCAAAGATGCCCTCGACAAACTCAGCGCGGGCGGCTCTACGGCGGGCGGTGAAGGCATCAAACTGGCCTATCAAATTGCGCAGGAGCATTTCATCAAAGGCGGCAATAACCGCGTGATATTGGCAAGCGACGGCGATTTTAACGTAGGGGTTTCGAGCGAAGGAGAATTGCAGCAGATCGTGGAAGAAAAGCGCAAAAGCGGCATCTACCTCAGCGTGTTGGGCTTCGGCATGGGCAATTATAAAGACAATAAAATGGAAACGCTGGCCGACAAAGGCAACGGCAATTATGCCTACATAGACAATTTACAGGAAGCCCAAAAAGTGTTTGTGCACGAATTCGGCGGGACGCTCTTTACCGTAGCCAAAGATGTAAAACTGCAGTTGGAGTTTAACCCCAAATTTGTCAAAGGCTACCGATTAATCGGTTACGAAAATCGAATGCTCAAAAACGAGGAATTTCACGACGACAAAAAAGACGCGGGCGAAATGGGCAGCGGACACACCGTTACGGCTTTGTACGAACTTATTCCGGCAGGCGCAGAAAGTGCCTATTTGCCCAAAACGGATGACTTAAAATACCAAAAAACAACCGAATCCGCCACGGGTTCTTCTTCCGATGAACTCTTGACCGTTAAGCTGCGCTACAAACAACCCGACAGTGAGCTCAGTCGTCTGTTTGAAGTGGCCGTGCGCGACACCTCTATTCCTTTTAACAGCACCTCCGACCACTTCCGTTTTGCCGCTGCCGTTGCCGAATGGGGGTTACTGCTGCGTAACTCTGAGTTTAAAGGAGCTGCCGGGTATGAGCAAGTAATTCAATTGGCACAGGGGGCGTTGGCCAAAGATCCCGAAGGATATCGCGCTGAATTTGTGCGATTGGTTAAGTTGGCACAATCATTGGGAAAACAGCCAAAAGAGGCAGTTTCAAGAAAGAATGAATAAAAATCCACAAAGAAAGCCTGAAAAAGCGCTAGTTATCCACATAAAATGTTAATAACTAGCCACTTTTGTGGATTAACTTCACTACTCCTCTTCCCTACTGTCTATTCGTTCATCTTTACAAATTCCTGTTTTGAAAAGCCTGCTGTGCTGACTTTTATAAAAACGCTCAGGCAGGTACTGTACGCAGCGGTTTGTGTCTGCCCAAACCACTCTCTATCTCAATATTCCGGCACTTGGACTGTATTTTCCCAGCGGAAAACTTAAGCCAACATTGATGCCCCATGAGCGGTTGTGGACATCGCTGATGGTATTCATCACTTGAGCCAAACCGAGATTATACCTCAGATCGGCATTCAGCCATACTTTACGACCAATGGAATAATTAAATCCTGCGCCCATGGCAGCACCCGCGTCTACTCCTTTATACGGCCGATTTCCGCCTTCGGGATTAATAGATACACTTGCTTCATTAGTGGCTTTCAGCAAAAAGCCAATGTATGGTCCCAGCATTAATTTAGGTCGGAATGCATTGCCGCGACCATTGAGGTAATACGTACCCATGATCGGAATCTGAAGATAATCCAAATGCCCTTTGGAAGCACCGTTGGGCGATTCACCGCCGATTTTTGAATACAGCAGTTGGCCATTGACGCCGAATCGGCTTTCGCCGCTGTAGTTGATGAAGATACCGGCCGAAACGCCTGTTTTCCAATCGCTATACAACTGATTACCCGTTAACCTTGCAAAATTTACCCCGACAATAGGACCAAAAGAAACATTTTCCTGCGCAACGGCCTTGCTGTAAGAAAACGCAGACACAATACATAAAGCAATCAGTACTTTTTTCATAGTGATGTTTAGTGAAAACAATTAAGATGACAGTCTACCCATCACAAAAGTCATACTTACCCCGAAACGCACTAAAAAAGCCCTTAAATGGGGAAATAAATCCCCATTTAAGGGCCTGTCTACCAATCGTAGTACGGAAAATCACTTAGGTACCGTTGGCCGTACCTCAATTTTACTCGGAAGCGTACGGGGGTTCATCCTGAGCAGATCAGCCACCATCTGCCCAATGTCTTCGGGCTGAATCTTCCACGCGTCCCGTTCTGACGGCTCATGATTGTTGAAATAAGTAGCCACGGAGCCGGGCATGATGGTCGTCACTTTGATACCATCGTTGCGTACGTCCAGCATCACGGCCTGCGTAAAACCCACCAAGCCAAATTTGCTGGCATTGTAGGCAGAGCCGTTGGCAAAGAAATTTGTTCCGGCCAAACTGGCAATGGTGATCAAATAACCTTTTGATTTTTTCAGCGCCGGCAGGGCCGCTTTAACGCTGTAAAATACCCCCGTCAGGTTAATATCAATCGTTTCCTGCCACTGCTCTACCGTAAGCGTTTCAATGGGTGCAAAATGACCGACTCCGGCATTGGCGACCAATACATCCAAGCCTTCCCATTGTTCCACCACCTGATCAACGGCCCGTTGCTGCGATTCAAAATCGCGCACATCGGCCAAAATACCCAACACAAATCCTTCTTTGATTTGATTTAACTGTGCAATGGCTTCCTGTAGGGCTTCTTCGTTACGCCCCGTAATGGCCACCCGAAAACCTTCATTGATCAATACCTGAGCAATGCCGTAGCCAATGCCCTTTGTTCCGCCTGTTATAAGGACCGTTTTGTATTTCAGTGCCATAGTTTAATGTATAACGTTAATAATGAACAAATTTAATTACCAAAGTTTAGGCAAAAGCATCGGCACGCGGCGGCGATACTCCCGGTACGATTCACCAAACTCCGCCACAAGCTTTCTTTCCTCAAAATAAATGCCAACCAAGGTATAGAATGTTATGCCGGCTGCCATTACCAACGTACGCACCAGCGAATCTGAAAGGAATAACCCCCAAATA
Above is a window of Runella slithyformis DSM 19594 DNA encoding:
- a CDS encoding YfbK domain-containing protein → MKTKLFCLIFSALTLYACAQSKSVTITGTVLEEGTQVPLAGVSIFVKNTKKGTVTDAKGHYSLQAKTDEKLTFSFVGYQSAERSIGKDSVIHISLKASHEMLQEAVVITGRAAPNAKMQTFSTQPLAAPMPGGLYDAQLNTEEYKSLNENIFHDAKKSPLTTFSIDVDRAAYSNVRRMLNLGQFPQRDMVRIEEMINYFDYDYPQPQGEHPVAIHTEVSDSPWNKGLKLVQIGLQAKTIPTNNLPASNLVFLVDVSGSMNWANKLPLVKEAFKLLVDQLRPHDRVAIVVYAGAAGTVLPSTPGNQTATIKDALDKLSAGGSTAGGEGIKLAYQIAQEHFIKGGNNRVILASDGDFNVGVSSEGELQQIVEEKRKSGIYLSVLGFGMGNYKDNKMETLADKGNGNYAYIDNLQEAQKVFVHEFGGTLFTVAKDVKLQLEFNPKFVKGYRLIGYENRMLKNEEFHDDKKDAGEMGSGHTVTALYELIPAGAESAYLPKTDDLKYQKTTESATGSSSDELLTVKLRYKQPDSELSRLFEVAVRDTSIPFNSTSDHFRFAAAVAEWGLLLRNSEFKGAAGYEQVIQLAQGALAKDPEGYRAEFVRLVKLAQSLGKQPKEAVSRKNE
- a CDS encoding porin family protein — translated: MKKVLIALCIVSAFSYSKAVAQENVSFGPIVGVNFARLTGNQLYSDWKTGVSAGIFINYSGESRFGVNGQLLYSKIGGESPNGASKGHLDYLQIPIMGTYYLNGRGNAFRPKLMLGPYIGFLLKATNEASVSINPEGGNRPYKGVDAGAAMGAGFNYSIGRKVWLNADLRYNLGLAQVMNTISDVHNRSWGINVGLSFPLGKYSPSAGILR
- a CDS encoding SDR family oxidoreductase, producing the protein MALKYKTVLITGGTKGIGYGIAQVLINEGFRVAITGRNEEALQEAIAQLNQIKEGFVLGILADVRDFESQQRAVDQVVEQWEGLDVLVANAGVGHFAPIETLTVEQWQETIDINLTGVFYSVKAALPALKKSKGYLITIASLAGTNFFANGSAYNASKFGLVGFTQAVMLDVRNDGIKVTTIMPGSVATYFNNHEPSERDAWKIQPEDIGQMVADLLRMNPRTLPSKIEVRPTVPK